The Acidobacteriaceae bacterium nucleotide sequence CCGGAAACTTCGTCGCACCCATCGGAGCCAGCACAAAGTGCCAGCCCGCCCCCGAGCCCATCTGCGCCCACTTCCAAGGCAGCGGCTCACCTACCAGGACATCGGGTGCATCGCTCGTTCCCACAGATCCTCGCAGAGAAGCCACAAGATCTTCTTCCTGCACGTCCTCCATGCGAACATCGAGTCCCGGAAAGTCCGCATGAAGCCTGCTCACCAGCCGGTCCCAAGACTCAGCATGATGATGGCTCAGCTTCAGGCCAGATGGGTTCGTCGAGTTTCCTGAGCTCAGCGATGCCACAGTCTCGCCGTAGCTCGAAGCCGTCTGCCCGTAGCTTCCCGCCGTCTGCCCGACCTCACTGGAAGGTCGCCCAAAGCTGCCAGGGTCCGTTCCAGCCGAGCCCGCTGTCTGGCCCACGTTGCTGGCCGACGTACCCACGTCGCTGGCGTTCGCGCCATAGGTTGAAGCTGTCTGCCCCGTATCGCTGGCGTTCTTTCCGAAGCTGCCCGCGGTCTGCTCCTGCACCGTTGTGGGCAGCGTCACATTGAACTCCACCGAACCACTCGGGTCGCCGCTCCAGCCCGCATGGGCAGGGTGAACGATCCACACCGTCAGTCGGCCATGCTCCAGCGCCGAGGTCGCGGTGTCCTTCACCGACGAATCCTGCGCGGCGGCCATGCCCCCCAGACACACCACGGCCATCAAACACACAATAGCTCTTGTACTCATGGCGTGACGTCCCTCCAGGACTCTAAAACGACAAAGGCTTCACCCTACTTTGACTCATCCCCATACCTGCTCGTCAACGACAAAGACGAGGCAGCGCGGCGAACAGCCTACAAGACAGAGCCAGGTTGCACCTTTCTCTCCACCTGACGACTCCAATGAGATGTATGGCATCGCCGATCCGACTCTCCGTGCTCGACCAGACGCCCGTCCCCGATGGCTTCACGCCCTCCGACGCGCTCGCCAACTCTCTCGACCTCGCGCAGCACATCGACCAGCTCGGCTACACGCGGCTCTGGTACAGCGAGCACCACGCGATGGACCTGCTCGCCTGCACCGCCCCAGAGCTGCTCATCACCCGCGCCGCCTCGTTCACGAAGAACATCCGCATCGGCTCCGGCGGCGTCATGCTGCCGCACTACTCGCCGCTCAAGGTCGCCGAGCTCTTCCGCACCCTCACCGCCATGTTCGGTGACCGCATCGACCTCGGCATCGGCCGCGCTCCCGGCGGCGGCCAACTTGAAGCCTTCGCCCTGAAGCGCGACCGCGAAAGCCCCGCCAAGGACGACTTTCCGCAGCAACTCGCCGAGCTCCGCGCCTTCATCGACAACACCCGCTGGGAGAACTACAAGGACGCCCGTGGCCCACACCCTTTCTCGCGGATTCACGTCGCGCCCGACTCGCCCATCCAGCCGCGCCTCTGGCTACTCGGCTCGTCCATGTGGTCGTCGGTAACGGCTTCGCAAGAGGGACTGCCGTACGCCTTCGCCCACTTCTTCTCCGCCCAAGGCACGCGTGAGGCAATCACTTACTACCAGCGCAATTTCACAGCCAACGATAAGCTCGCCAAACCCGAAGCCACCATCGCTATTGGTGCCATCGTTGCACCGACGCAGGAGGAGGCCGACTACCTTCACGCCAGCGTGCGCCTCTTACAACGCCGCATCCGCCAGGATGACCGCCGCCCCGTCGCCACACCCGACGACGCTCTCCGCGAGTTGAACACCTCACCAGCCGCGCCCTCGAACCCGCTCTGGCCCATCACCACCGGCAAACTCGACGAGCCCGAAACCGAGTTCCCCCGCTACGTCGTTGGCACACCGGACAAGGTACGCGACGAGCTCCTCCGCATCGCCCGCGAGTTGGAGCTCAACGAGCTCATCGTCAACACCATCACGCACTCCCACGAAGCCCGCAAACGCAGCTACTCCCTGCTCGCTGA carries:
- a CDS encoding LLM class flavin-dependent oxidoreductase encodes the protein MASPIRLSVLDQTPVPDGFTPSDALANSLDLAQHIDQLGYTRLWYSEHHAMDLLACTAPELLITRAASFTKNIRIGSGGVMLPHYSPLKVAELFRTLTAMFGDRIDLGIGRAPGGGQLEAFALKRDRESPAKDDFPQQLAELRAFIDNTRWENYKDARGPHPFSRIHVAPDSPIQPRLWLLGSSMWSSVTASQEGLPYAFAHFFSAQGTREAITYYQRNFTANDKLAKPEATIAIGAIVAPTQEEADYLHASVRLLQRRIRQDDRRPVATPDDALRELNTSPAAPSNPLWPITTGKLDEPETEFPRYVVGTPDKVRDELLRIARELELNELIVNTITHSHEARKRSYSLLAEAFEL